The nucleotide sequence GTGGTATTTCCGTTTACGATCGAGGAGTAGGTATGTCGTCGGTGTCGTCTGCTGCCCCGCGTTCGGCCACCTTGCCGGCGCCGAAGGGATTCGATGCGTTCCTCGCCATCGCGATCGTGGCGGTGATCGCGGCGTGTGCGCGTGCGCTCTTCTTCACGCCCATCGATGCGATGCTTGGCGCGGCGCAGAAGATCTTCTATGTGCACGTGCCGGCGGCGATCATCGGGTTGTACTTCGCCTGCGGCCTGCTGTTCATCAGCAGCATCATGTACCTGTGGATCAAGGATGAGCGCCTCGATCGCCTGGCGGAGTCGTCGGCCGAAGTCGGCTTGGTGTTCATGGGCATCGTGCTGGTGACGGGACCGGTGTGGGCACGCACAAGCTGGGGCACGTGGTGGGTGTGGGAAGCGCGCATCACGAGCACGCTGTTCCTTTGGTTGCTGGTCGTGGGTTATCTCGTGCTGCGCAGCGGCGTGGAGTCGGTCGAAGTGCGCGCGCGGCTGTCGGCGGTGATGGGCACACTGGCCGCGTTGTTGGTGCCGTTCATTCACCTCACGGTGAAGTTGTTTCGCGGTATGCATCCGGAGGCTGTCGTGCTCGCGCCGGAGAAGCCCAAGATGCCCCCCGAGATGCTGATGTCGTTCGGGCTGTCGATGGCGGCGTTCCTGTTGCTGTTC is from Gemmatimonas sp. and encodes:
- the ccsA gene encoding cytochrome c biogenesis protein CcsA codes for the protein MSSVSSAAPRSATLPAPKGFDAFLAIAIVAVIAACARALFFTPIDAMLGAAQKIFYVHVPAAIIGLYFACGLLFISSIMYLWIKDERLDRLAESSAEVGLVFMGIVLVTGPVWARTSWGTWWVWEARITSTLFLWLLVVGYLVLRSGVESVEVRARLSAVMGTLAALLVPFIHLTVKLFRGMHPEAVVLAPEKPKMPPEMLMSFGLSMAAFLLLFLALLRLRFRWATLRDARAAMEAA